One part of the Alligator mississippiensis isolate rAllMis1 chromosome 3, rAllMis1, whole genome shotgun sequence genome encodes these proteins:
- the LOC109280760 gene encoding uncharacterized protein LOC109280760: MASRTGSGSGLGTGSGSSGLGFGEDPMELELVGSCPWRSGRRHVLNAAELGAHIAYHQAGGISERCGYLSLKGEEEDSEEWEAHLHPGAFGCVMSSERVLFKPREEGGTASFAGFEPSEVSPTLSQEFARCTRLVREGGEPTPTGRFSPPALTFGLKGREVLSELHEGLEVEERATSERAGPKDKGRMLSVLFRAITTLLWKNADLEAQLLAAIQAAKEAVVEKSPESTPLQDGAEEEASCPENPEEKGGSSGESAGIHPATPPTEVTSLLAALPPYYGEGASSGGLHPPLPLDTATALTAACSAVTVSRVTNVQGTVCTTYRACTWTELQELCKESKIKPEETLAVWLGRLVVGFGSDLLDLEEASVLTQQTSWSGGHTTDIDLVTCNVHWLIPLPVLVVGQVDHKSHMWHNGRPSKVSAEQILLAIIRSSYCSWNSRARALGLTPPQQRRPWPHRHLQNLGTVPVTFNGIEACVEVYGGRNATILRILLNPLAGQPASNLLRQLPRLQALMKLDTGTSSELE, from the coding sequence atggcgtcacgaacaggatcaggatcaggattgGGAACAGGATCAGGATCATCAGGATTGGGATTTGGGGAAGACCCGatggagttagaattagttgGGAGCTGCCCCTGGCGTAGTGGGAGACGCCACGTGTTGAACGCCGCAGAACTAGGCGCCCACATCGCCTATCATCAGGCGGGCGGAATAAGTGAAAGGTGCGGCTACCTTTCActgaagggggaagaagaagattCGGAAGAATGGGAAGCACATCTACACCCCGGagcgttcgggtgtgtgatgagCAGTGAGCGGGTCTTGTTTAAGCCCCGGGAGGAAGGGGGCACTGCATCCTTCGCCGGGTTCGAGCCGAGCGAGGTGAGCCCGACCCtcagccaggagtttgcccgctgtACGCGACTCGTGCGGGAGGGTGGAGAACCAACGCCGACCGGCCGCTtcagtcccccagccctgacaTTTGGGTTGAAGGGCCGCGAGGTTCTTTCCGAGCTTCATGAAGGTCTAGAGGTGGAGGAACGCGCCACCTCCGAGAGGGCAGGCCCGAaagacaaggggagaatgttgaGTGTACTGTTCCGCGCCATAACAACTTTGCTGTGGAAGAATGCAGATTTGgaagcccagctgcttgcagccattCAGGCAGCTAAAGAAGCAGTAGTAGAGAAAAGCCCCGAgtcgacgccactccaagatggtgCCGAGGAAGAAGCGAGCTGCCCGGAGAACCCAGAAGAGAAGGGCGGGTCTTCAGGAGAGTCGGCGGGAATCCACCCAGCAACCCCGCCCACCGAGGTGACGTcgctcctggcagccctgcctccttaCTACGGGGAGGGGGCATCGAGTGGAGGGTTACATCCGCCCCTCCCACTAGATACAGcaacagctctgacagcagcttGTTCTGCAGTGACAGTCAGCCGAGTAACTAATGTGCAGGGTACAGTCTGCACCACCTATCGCGCCTGCACTTGGACTGAGTTACAGGAACTGTGTAAAGAATCAAAGATaaagcctgaagagactctagccgtgtggttaggacgtctggtcgtgggaTTTGGATCCGACTTGTtggacttggaagaggctagTGTCCTAACCCAACAAAcctcgtggagtggagggcaCACCACCGACATAGACCTAGTGACGTGCAACGTTCATTGGCTCATTCCACTTCCAGTGCTTGTCGTGGGCCAGGTCGATCACAAATCCCACATGTGGCACAACGGCCGCCCATCGAAGGTCAGTGCAGAGCAGATTCTACTGGCGATAATAAGAAGCTCATACTGTTCCTGGAACTCCCGAGCGCgcgcgctgggactgacaccgcccCAGCAGCGAAGACCGTGGCCTCACCGCCACCTGCAAAACCTGGGAACTGTTCCGGTGACTTTCAATGGCATAGAAGCCTGTGTTGAAGTTTATGGAGGAAGAAACGCCACCATCCTTCGAATCCTCCTCAACCCACTAGCTGGCCAACCTGCGAGTAATCTTTTACGACAACTCCCGCGGTTACAGGCCCTCATGAAGTTGGACACAGGAACCTCTAGCGAGTTAGAGTGA